Part of the Zingiber officinale cultivar Zhangliang chromosome 6A, Zo_v1.1, whole genome shotgun sequence genome, ATTtattctatcaattggtatcagagccttctaTTCCAATTTCTTAGCAAAACTTTTTTATTCTGGGTACAAAGTTTTATCTTTATATAATTTCGGTTTTGGTTCAATTGCGATTTTATTTTATCATCGCAATTTTCACCGCTTGCTCCCAAGCCAAACACTATGAACAGTATCGCAACTGGCAgagaaaaataactaaaaattCCTACTGCGAGTTGGCTGCCTCTCGTTGGTTCTGCACAAGCAGACGCCGACGACAAGAGTGACAGGCATTTCGACAAAGGAAAGGGCCAGCGGCTACCCCGGTAGTTCGGGCGGTTTTGTGTAGCATAGAAGCGTGCGGCGAAGAAAGGAAGAAATAAACGAACAATTTCTTCATACAAAATCCACATATTTGGACGTCGCTGCGTTGGTCGATCCTTTTGGAATGCTGTCGGTTGGCAGTGGTTCGTCCTGAAGGAGCGCGTCGACGACGGATTGAAGGGCTGCCGTCGGTTGGCGGTCGTTTCTTCCCTCCGCATGATGGGTTGATGGAGATAAACAATTACGTGGTTTAGGAAATTTTGACGCCACGATCAAAGGAAACGATGGCCACGTTGGGAAAAAAGATGGACACACTTCTTccatttcatattttattattatatttgaaaatgggcattaaaaaaaaaaaccacgtACGTGGAACGTGGAGTGAGGCCAGTACATGGCTTGATGGCCACGTACATGGAGTGAGGCCACGTTTAAGGATAACaagttttttcaaattttatattttagaattttgaTAAAAGGATTTTGATGCATGCTATCACTGAGGAATCCAAATATTACATATCGGTAATATAATTTCTCCCATTAAATGATAATCcattaaatcaatttattttataatattaatttaattggaTTATATAGGTTTattaatatctattattttaaattaaattaaatttgaattatatgtCACCAAATTGACCTctattatttgaatttaattttatttgaaatattgagATATTATTGAGGTATTAAATAAAGTGTAAATGTGCAAATTTCTGTGAGTATTAATCGGCCTAAAGGaagatttatacttaacaaattataTATTTACTTGTGATAATAAACACGTAACAATTATAAGGATTTCTTTAGTTCATGCATATAATAAATCGATCCAAAGATAGGTTTTTATTTGTCATGCATTATTGTTAGTGTTTGATTATTACAGAAAAGAGTACCACTTGCAAATAATATTACTGTCCAAAGACTTGATATTGTTGTTGCACTAGGTATCTTTAGATGGGATTTGCcatttgtttttaattaattcaaaatgagcatgttatttatGTTAAATTCTTGTGTTCTCTTTTCAGCAAATGTTGCTACTATTTCTGCTAACTTAAGTTCAGTGTCGATCCTTAATTGTACAAATTTTAAGGATTGGAAGGAGAACATTCTAATTGTTCTTGGCTGCATGGATCTGGATCTTGCGCTTAGGACAGAGCAACCCACTGTTCCTACATATACTAGTTCCTCTTAACAGAAAGCTAAATATGAGAAGTGGGATCGTTCTAACCGCATGAGTCTTATGATCATCAAGCGCGGCATACCTGAGGCTTTTAGGGGTGCGGTGTCTAATAGTgtcaccaaagctaaggaatatctcGATGAGATTGAAAAGCGCTTTGCCAAAAGCGATAAGGCGGAAACAAGCACAATTCTGAAGAGCTTGATTTCCATGAagtataaaggcaagggaaatATTCGGGAATATATCATGGAAATGTCCCACCTTGCATCGAAGTTGAAAGTACTTAATGTTGAATTGTCGGATGACATGCTTGTGCATTTAGTGCTTATTTCTCTTCCGAACCAGTTTAGTCAATTCCAAATCAATTATAACTGTCAAAGGGAGAAATTGACTCTTAATGAGCTCATTTCATACTGTgttcaagaggaagagaggttgaagCAAATTAAGGTTGAAAGTGCCTATTTGGCAAGCACCCCTAAAGATAAgggcaacaaaagaaagaatgagACTACTAAAGGTCCTTATGTGAAGAAACAAAAGTAGGATACTGACAAGAAAGGTTGTTTCTTCTGTAACAAGCCTAATCATGTCAAGAAAGAATGTCCTAAGTACCATGCATGGCGTGCGAAAAAGGGTACATTTTTCACTTTGGTCTGTTCTGAAGTAAATTTAGCTTCAGTACCTAGAAACACTTGGTGGTTAGACTCTGGTGCTACTACTAACATCAGTGTTTCAATGCAGGGTTGCTTGAGCTACCAAAAGCCAACTGATGCTGAAAGATGCATTTATGTGGGTGATGGCAAGTCGGTTGAGGTGGAAGCAATAGGGCATTTTAGATTGTTGTTAAGCACTGATTACTATTTAAACTTAATAGATACTTTTGTTGTACCGTCATTTAGACGGAATTTGGTTTCTGTTTCTAATTTGGACAAATTAGGTTATTGTTGTTCATTTGGAAATGGTCAGTTCAGTTTATCTATTAATTCTACTGTTGTTGGAACCGGTTCACTTATAATTTATGACAATCTATATATGATTGATATAAATGCTTCTTATATTGAAACCCTGAATGTGGAATCACGTGGTACTAAGcgtaaatttaataatgaaaattCAGGTGCCTTATGGCACAAacgtttaggacacatctctagaAATAGAGTTGAACGACTTGTATCAGATGGAATTTTACATTCCATTGATTTTTCAAACCTAAATGTTTGTATTAAATGCATTAAGGGCAAACagaccaaaagaaagaaagagggtgCATATAGAGCTACAGAAGTATTGGAATTGATACATACAGATGTTTGTGGACCATTTCCAACACCTTCTTGGAATGGTCAACAATATTTTATATCATTCATTGATGATTATTCTCGATATGCATACCTATTTCTTATTTATGAGAAGGCTCAAACATTGGACGTTTTCAAATCATTTAAGGTTGAAGTTGAGAACCAACtaaacaaaagaattaagaaagtcagatctgatcgtggtggtgaatactacgGTAGATATGACGGTTCAGGTGAGCAACGTCCAGGACCTTTTGCTcaatacctagaggagtgtggaaTAGTCCCACAGTACACCATGCCAGGCTCACCAAGCATGAATGGTGTAGCTAAACGACGTAATCGAACTCTTAAGGATATGGTAAAGAGTATGATTAGTCATTCAACCTTACCAATGCCACTCTGGGGAGAAGCATTAAAGACAGCAGCTTACATTCTAAATCGAGTACCCACTAAAGCAGCTACCAAAACACCTTTTGAGCTATGGACAAGGCGAAAGCCAAGTCTCAAACATTTTCATATTTGGGGATGTCCAGCTGAGGCTAGACCATATAGGTCACATGAAAATAAACTGGACTCTAGAACCGTAAgtagctactttattggatattctgAGCGATCACGGGGATATAAGTTTTATGATCCCAAAGCAAAGACCATCTTTGAGACGGGAACTACAATGTTTTTTGAGGATATTGAGTTTGGGGGGAAGAATAAAGTAACTGACCTTGTCtttgaggaggaatgtattccCACTACTCTTCAAGAGGAAATGGTTTATATTCCTATGATTGCTTCTAATAATGATCAGGACTTTATTCCTGTCAGTATCAGAATGCAATACCAGAACAACAAGACATTGTTAATCAACTCCCAGAAGAACAAACTCAACAACCTCAAGAACCAGTGCATGTAGAACAAGTGCCTTTACGAAGGTCCACTAGAGAAAGGAGGAGTGCTATTTCGGATGATTACATAGTACTACTTCAAGAAcatgaggaaaatgatggtatGGCGGAGGATGATCCAATCAACTTTCATCAAGCCATGCAAGATTCAAATTCTCAAAAGTGGATTGAGGCAATGAATGAAGAGTATAAGTCAATGCAAGATAATAATGTTTGGGAACTTGTCCTATTACCAGAAGGTGTGAAACTCATTGGTTGTAAgtagatttttaaaatcaaacgGGATTCAAATGGAAATGTGGAAAAGTATAAAGCACGTCTTgtagctaaaggctatactcagaaaTATGGGATTGACTttaaagagacattttctccagtTTCAACGAATGATTCTTTAAGGACAATCATGGCACTTGTCGCACACTTCGATATGGAACTccatcagatggatgtcaagacagctttgtTAGAGGAtcagtggccggcttgaagggggattggatagacggcacccccaaatccttgcttcctatgatgttagcgcagcggaatacaaacaaacacaaatagaaagctaaacactaaatacaagaatggaaatgcaaactgctaacacgttcgtttatgtggttcggagataacttgctcctactccacggcatgtccgtaaggtggacgatccctcaatccgtcggtggattagtccccggcaaactccggctagctcaacctccttgtggatggagaaacttcaccacaactccaaccaagaacacttggacacaagagaaccttgagcactttggtgactactaattaggctttaaccaagtctaatttcgtcaccttagccggccataccaagctccttcttatagagcttggaacaaatcagaacctgatttgcccgttactagtcgactagtccttgcaccagtcgactggtgccagcccaacggctctctcaacggctatgctacagtgcatcagtcgattgatccatcaccagtcgactgctacagtgcgctacagtagctgctacagtacgctacagtaactgctgcaGTACcgttacagtaaaaccctaaaactacgattttactccgagtacaatctctcatgcactcgtaccctcacccttatgactcatttgacgctttctttgcagccttgaccttttgccttcaagcctacttcctttggctctcgtccctcggatgcatccaagcccgcggcttgtccccaatgtcatccttcgcgtatgcctcgaagtcgcttccctcggccattgtccttgctgccttgtccacggtccctcggatgctccatccttcatcggacccgaagccgtcaacctgagtcacatgtgtcacctgcagtcctgcacaactcaagtacacatatcaaataacaagggtaaacctaacttaaaccctttgcccaaacaccaaaacacatggtcccgcggaccattgggattactcaaacaatctccccctttttggtgtttggcaatacgtttaagttagggaaaacaaatagcaaataaacatgctaatacaatggacttacgatgccaaggctacacacttggacttactccgccgaatggacttacgatgccaaggctacacacttggacttataatgccgaatggacttacgttgccaaggctacacacttggcaaccgccgaaacaatgcaccaagcattggaacctatcacaagactccccctacacctaagctccccattgagctaggattttcccacagggctttttaagaatctatcacaaggctccccctacgcaaaggcactaaggttttccccactaaaccttacttctccccctttgcctaacatccaaaaagttctccaacaatatcctaattgttgaaaacttatcgtccaaactgaccctaaactcatgtatttatcccccatagatcccatacatctaaacgagtttaTATGGTCAAGAACAGCTCTGAAAAACAatatcaggctggtatcagtcgactgccccaagtgtcagtcgactgcccccttcgacacaaccttacagaagcattctgtggtcgaaatctactgttaccagtcgactggtatcatcaccagtcgactggtattgacaaaatgagcttacagaggcattctgtgctcaaaaacactgttaccagttgactggtatctgtaccagtcgactggtaccctatttctgaaaaaatcagcttTTTCAGgacaacttcagaaatgcaccagaaattccctagacctccaaaaattctcaaattttgtggagaggtctattgtacccttatctacttgggaaaaatacattacaaaatgtatctattaccaatcccaagatttacacaaaattcaaaactagctaaatggttcaattgaaccttgacctaaagtcctagttttggcttccttttgatgtatttgcccataccaacccacaatgcatccctagcattggtttatatggcatctatatatccaaaaccaattatcatactATATgacccccaaatgtcatatttcttgcatgaaacataaaccatgtgtgccaaatccctaggtttgagactcaaatccatctccaaaccttttggcacactccatggctcctctagactcccaagtagtacccacctgagatccattggccatgggtcccaatttaactctttgagctccccctagagctcttaaccttagccatcttCTTAGATGCTTTCTCCATTATGGCTAATGATTACTAcaatttgatacatttcataattcaTCAAAATGCTATaaacataagtgaattatttgtatcattctACTATCTCACATTTATGATTAGAAAACAATGCACATcgttgtgagataaaggtaacctctacttagccctttttatcatgaatttctatcaaggctaagtgctcccccttaaggtctcaaatcaaccatttttcaaagatttgaattatgatttcaatggttgactaacccaaaatcctctaacccttgagaattgattttggtacccaatagaagttctttctaattgggttgaccaagtactccttggggatccatttcctatctacggtctttgtcttggattgccccctagcaagtagacaatgataggtcttttcattgtttggttcattgtatcctaacccatttttcttaaaacttgccctttggctcccaataatcatgtttagggttttagagccaatttcaaatttcctaagggcattggtaaggtagtctaccttttcccttaattccctattttcttcttctaaacatgatacgtttgatcttgaagacgaagaagaagcatgcatattatTTTCCTTAAGAGTCATGGATTCTATTTTTTCTtcaagcatgcaaatatcatgtttcaaagacttgtttttccttttagctttgaataagtcatcatttgtgcttgaaataattttaattaaaatatgaggaggaagattatgtacctcacttaccgagaagtccgaatccgaagtttgacctcccccttcacttgaactcccctcttcatcttcttgttcggatgaggtggaggctacatcatcaattcccattaaagCAAAATTTACCacatgatgctcttcttcctccgatgacgatggatcatcccatgttgcttttagattgtgagccttctttcccttttcttttctctttttcttctcctccttattctttccttctttctttttcaagaGGGGGCAATCATCCCTCATGTGTCCTTTTCCTTGGCAATTATAACAAATGACTCTTCTTGTCCTACTCTTGCTTCTTGAACTCCTTCTAGCATGAGACTTATTAGTAAAAAAGGttttaaatgcttttctcatcttccttaccatatacgcctcttgatcgctatctatTGAGGCGCTTGAATcctcggagtcggaggatggtgggggtgaagttttcttcttcttcttttctacaaCAAGAGCTATTCCCTTCTCTTTTGAAGGCtcattagcttgttcatgaagttcaaactcggaaaataattcatcaagcttaatCAAGGAAAGATCCCTAGATaccttatacgcatcaaccatcgatgcccataaggtggttctaggaaaAGATTGGAGCACATACCTTACTAGGTCTCGATTGTCAACcttctcacctattacatgaagttcatttactatcttcttgaatctaccgtgcatttgactcacggtctcattgGTCTTCATGGCAAAGGTTTGAAGTTGCCCCACCAAAAGATCTCTCTTGGCCCTCCTAGATTCACTTGATCCCTCATTTAATTCAATGagtttttcccaaagttctttagcggagttgaatggtcctactttgcttaatTGCTCCTTGGAGAGTCCACATTATAGAGTTGTTGTGgcttttgcatttgcttgagctttccttgccatctcttttgtccaatccttggttggaaGATGCGCTCCCGACCCATCTTTTGGTTTCTCAAAttcatctacaacactaaaccaattttcaat contains:
- the LOC121995193 gene encoding uncharacterized protein LOC121995193, whose product is MSLMIIKRGIPEAFRGAVSNSVTKAKEYLDEIEKRFAKSDKAETSTILKSLISMKYKGKGNIREYIMEMSHLASKLKVLNVELSDDMLVHLVLISLPNQFSQFQINYNCQREKLTLNELISYCVQEEERLKQIKVESAYLASTPKDKGNKRKNETTKGPYVKKQK